Proteins encoded within one genomic window of Nonomuraea gerenzanensis:
- a CDS encoding M1 family metallopeptidase has protein sequence MFPRPLRRAATAAASALTLALPLSLPLSLPLSLPLSLPLSAPAAATARAPGAPGIGDAYFPDYGNGGYDVKHYNLKLNYQPGTDRLDGKATLLATATQSLTRFDLDFLLDVREVKVNGRAAAFARTGAHELEITPARALPRFVPFVVEVTYGGVPGSIEVPGVVRPWIKRADGALALGEPEIAWWWYPSNDHPADKATFDISVTVPEGKQAISNGVLASQRTSHGRTTFHWLMDKPMATYLATLYIGDIEVHRSRSAGGLPVLTAYDTTLGPRREFAKASVERTPEIMEWASTVFGRYPFSSMGGSVVNENVGFALETQTQPVYDSVFFETGPDVGVVVHENAHQWFGDSVALERWRDIWLNEGFATYAEWLWSEKEGTGTAAELANFLYDGIPADHPRFWLVVPGDPTPSSLFYASVYWRGGMTLQALRGEVGDADFFAILKAWARTEQHGNGDTAEFISLSEKISGEQLDALFQTWLYEPGKPADPPAPAQARTAGARTGPPASYASHVRFHELLHGPA, from the coding sequence ATGTTCCCGCGCCCGCTCAGGCGCGCCGCCACGGCCGCCGCCTCAGCCCTGACACTCGCCCTGCCCCTGTCCCTGCCCCTGTCCCTGCCCCTGTCCCTGCCCCTGTCCCTGCCCCTGTCGGCGCCTGCCGCCGCCACGGCGCGCGCCCCCGGCGCGCCCGGCATCGGGGACGCCTACTTCCCCGACTACGGGAACGGCGGCTACGACGTCAAGCACTACAACCTGAAGCTGAACTACCAGCCGGGCACCGACCGGCTGGACGGCAAGGCGACCCTGCTCGCCACCGCCACGCAGTCGCTGACCCGCTTCGACCTGGACTTCCTGCTGGACGTGCGGGAGGTCAAGGTCAACGGCCGCGCTGCCGCCTTCGCCAGGACGGGCGCGCACGAGCTGGAGATCACCCCGGCCCGCGCGCTGCCCCGGTTCGTGCCGTTCGTGGTCGAGGTGACCTACGGCGGCGTGCCCGGCTCGATCGAGGTGCCCGGCGTCGTCCGACCGTGGATCAAGCGGGCCGACGGCGCGCTCGCGCTGGGCGAGCCGGAGATCGCCTGGTGGTGGTACCCGAGCAACGACCACCCGGCGGACAAGGCCACCTTCGACATCTCGGTCACCGTGCCCGAGGGCAAGCAGGCGATCAGCAACGGCGTGCTCGCCTCCCAGCGCACCTCGCACGGCAGGACCACCTTCCACTGGCTGATGGACAAGCCCATGGCCACCTACCTGGCCACGCTCTACATCGGCGACATCGAGGTGCACCGCTCCCGCTCGGCCGGCGGCCTGCCGGTGCTGACCGCGTACGACACGACGCTCGGCCCGCGCAGGGAGTTCGCCAAGGCCAGCGTCGAGCGCACCCCCGAGATCATGGAGTGGGCCTCGACCGTGTTCGGCCGCTACCCGTTCTCCTCGATGGGCGGCTCGGTCGTCAACGAGAACGTGGGCTTCGCGCTGGAGACCCAGACCCAGCCCGTCTACGACTCCGTCTTCTTCGAGACCGGGCCGGACGTCGGCGTCGTCGTGCACGAGAACGCCCACCAGTGGTTCGGCGACAGCGTGGCACTCGAGCGGTGGCGCGACATCTGGCTGAACGAGGGCTTCGCCACCTACGCGGAGTGGCTGTGGTCGGAGAAGGAGGGCACGGGCACCGCCGCCGAGCTGGCCAACTTCCTCTACGACGGGATCCCGGCCGACCACCCCCGGTTCTGGCTCGTCGTGCCCGGCGACCCCACGCCGTCCTCCCTGTTCTACGCCTCGGTCTACTGGCGCGGCGGCATGACGCTGCAGGCGCTGCGCGGCGAGGTCGGCGACGCCGACTTCTTCGCCATCCTCAAGGCGTGGGCCAGGACCGAGCAGCACGGCAACGGCGACACCGCCGAGTTCATCTCGCTGTCGGAGAAGATCTCCGGCGAGCAGCTGGACGCGCTCTTCCAGACGTGGCTGTACGAGCCGGGCAAACCCGCCGACCCACCGGCACCGGCACAGGCCCGGACGGCCGGCGCCCGGACCGGCCCGCCGGCCTCGTACGCGAGCCACGTGCGCTTCCACGAGCTGCTGCACGGACCCGCCTGA
- a CDS encoding glutathione S-transferase C-terminal domain-containing protein, giving the protein MTLSTGIPAYASPVDHVSYGQYGPGRLHLSPGWNRPLYPFQGRITADGSSGHPAEPGRYHLYLAWVCPYAHRAAIVHRLKGLAGIVSLSYVDDERDGRGWAFRERRGPDPVNGFTLLEQAYEATEEGYGGHISVPVLWDKELGGIVSNHFPDITIDLATQFERWADTSVDLYPEPLRGEINQLNGWIHHDVNAGVGRVARAHGQEREEERLRVLAALEWIDERLAGRRYLTGDTLTEADVRLWVTLARYDAEYNRGHRISERDLSGFEHLWGYARDLYQRPAFRETTEGLPASWDSPHGRAAR; this is encoded by the coding sequence GTGACCCTCTCAACTGGGATCCCCGCGTACGCGAGTCCCGTCGATCACGTTTCCTACGGCCAGTACGGCCCCGGCCGCCTGCACCTGTCACCGGGCTGGAACCGCCCCCTCTACCCCTTCCAGGGCCGCATCACCGCCGACGGCTCCAGCGGCCACCCCGCCGAGCCCGGCCGCTACCACCTCTACCTCGCCTGGGTCTGCCCGTACGCCCACCGCGCCGCGATCGTGCACCGGCTGAAGGGCCTGGCGGGGATCGTGTCGCTGTCGTACGTGGACGACGAGCGCGACGGCCGCGGCTGGGCCTTCAGGGAGCGCCGCGGCCCCGACCCGGTCAACGGGTTCACCCTGCTGGAGCAGGCCTACGAGGCCACCGAGGAGGGGTACGGGGGGCACATCTCCGTCCCGGTGCTCTGGGACAAGGAGCTGGGCGGGATCGTCAGCAACCACTTCCCTGACATCACCATCGACCTGGCCACCCAGTTCGAGCGGTGGGCGGACACCTCCGTCGACCTCTACCCGGAGCCGCTGCGCGGCGAGATCAACCAGCTGAACGGCTGGATCCACCACGACGTCAACGCCGGCGTCGGCCGCGTGGCCCGCGCCCACGGCCAGGAGCGGGAGGAGGAGCGCCTGCGGGTGCTGGCCGCGCTGGAGTGGATCGACGAGCGGCTGGCGGGGCGCCGCTACCTCACCGGCGACACCCTCACCGAGGCGGACGTGCGGCTGTGGGTGACGCTGGCCAGGTACGACGCCGAGTACAACCGCGGCCACCGGATCAGCGAGCGGGACCTGTCCGGCTTCGAGCACCTGTGGGGCTACGCCCGCGACCTCTACCAGCGCCCGGCCTTCCGCGAGACCACCGAGGGCCTGCCCGCCTCCTGGGACTCCCCGCACGGGCGGGCCGCCCGATGA
- a CDS encoding LLM class flavin-dependent oxidoreductase: MSSPLHLAVALDGAGWHPAAWREPSAAPRALFSARYWAGLVTEAERGLLDFVTIEDALGLQSTLPDAPDERTDQVRGRFDAVLLAARLAPLTHRIGLVPTATTTHTEPFHVAIGIAALDHISGGRAGWRPQVSARGFEARHFGRRDVPPLDQVLNRPGGADLSADPHVRDLFAEAGDAVRVARLLWDSWEDDAEIRDVPTGRFVDRDKLHHIDFTGRFFSVKGPSITPRSPQGQPVVAALAHARLPYEFAAAHADVVFVTPHSADQARAIVAEVRELSADVRIFADLVVFLGDDAAGRKARLDELDGAELASDAAVFTGHVRELAGLLLEWQRAGIQGFRLRPGAVPYDLWQITSGLTAELRGRQAFRSRYEAGTLRGLLGLPRPASRYAEAR, translated from the coding sequence ATGAGCAGCCCTTTGCATCTGGCCGTGGCGCTGGACGGCGCCGGCTGGCACCCGGCCGCCTGGCGCGAGCCGAGCGCCGCGCCGCGCGCCCTGTTCTCCGCCCGCTACTGGGCCGGGCTGGTCACCGAGGCCGAGCGCGGGCTGCTCGACTTCGTCACCATCGAGGACGCGCTCGGCCTGCAGTCCACCCTGCCCGACGCCCCCGACGAGCGGACCGACCAGGTACGGGGCCGCTTCGACGCCGTGCTGCTGGCCGCCAGGCTGGCACCGCTCACCCACCGGATCGGCCTGGTGCCGACCGCCACCACCACCCACACCGAGCCGTTCCACGTCGCCATCGGCATCGCCGCGCTCGACCACATCAGCGGCGGGCGCGCGGGCTGGCGGCCACAGGTGTCCGCGCGCGGCTTCGAGGCCCGCCACTTCGGCCGCCGCGACGTCCCGCCGCTCGACCAGGTGCTGAACCGGCCAGGCGGCGCCGACCTGTCCGCCGACCCGCACGTGCGCGACCTGTTCGCCGAGGCGGGCGACGCCGTGCGGGTGGCGCGGCTGCTGTGGGACAGCTGGGAGGACGACGCCGAGATCCGCGACGTGCCCACCGGCCGGTTCGTCGACCGCGACAAGCTCCACCACATCGACTTCACCGGCCGCTTCTTCTCGGTCAAGGGACCGTCCATCACCCCCCGCTCGCCGCAGGGCCAGCCCGTCGTGGCCGCGCTGGCGCACGCCAGGCTGCCCTACGAGTTCGCCGCCGCCCACGCCGACGTCGTGTTCGTCACCCCGCACTCGGCCGACCAGGCCCGCGCCATCGTGGCCGAGGTCAGGGAGCTGTCCGCCGACGTGCGGATCTTCGCCGACCTCGTGGTGTTCCTCGGCGACGACGCGGCCGGGCGCAAGGCGCGCCTCGACGAGCTGGACGGGGCCGAGCTCGCCTCCGACGCCGCCGTCTTCACCGGGCACGTGCGGGAGCTGGCCGGGCTGCTGCTGGAGTGGCAGCGCGCCGGGATCCAGGGCTTCCGGCTGCGGCCGGGGGCGGTGCCGTACGACCTGTGGCAGATCACCTCCGGGCTGACCGCCGAGCTGCGCGGCCGGCAGGCGTTCAGGAGCCGCTACGAGGCCGGGACGCTGCGCGGGCTGCTCGGCCTGCCCCGCCCGGCCAGCCGGTACGCGGAGGCCCGATGA
- a CDS encoding ArsR/SmtB family transcription factor — protein sequence MSEDRLAELERRIARLESRAGITGPARRPPASLAAAATRMLRQAKEDDDLGTVGYVGASRLSGGESLWDRQLPLATLLAADWAPVAGVLESLGSRPRLALLAELVRRGRCTSTDLQECLSRDGEQTTTGQLYHHLRALQSARLITQRRRGEYALAPQAVIQLLTILAAAFDLANDPPVGLPVDLPTVE from the coding sequence ATGAGCGAGGACAGACTCGCCGAACTCGAGCGACGCATCGCCCGCCTGGAGAGCCGGGCCGGGATCACGGGCCCGGCGCGACGCCCGCCCGCGTCCCTCGCCGCAGCCGCCACCCGCATGCTCCGCCAGGCCAAGGAGGACGACGACCTCGGCACGGTGGGCTACGTCGGGGCCTCGCGGCTGTCCGGCGGCGAGAGCCTGTGGGACCGGCAGCTCCCGCTGGCCACGCTGCTGGCGGCCGACTGGGCGCCGGTGGCCGGCGTCCTGGAGTCCCTCGGCAGCCGGCCGCGGCTGGCACTGCTCGCCGAGCTGGTCAGGCGGGGCCGGTGCACCAGCACGGACCTGCAGGAATGCCTCAGCAGGGACGGCGAGCAGACCACGACCGGCCAGCTCTACCACCACCTGCGCGCGCTGCAGAGCGCCCGCCTGATCACCCAGCGGCGGCGCGGCGAGTACGCGCTGGCGCCCCAGGCCGTGATCCAGCTCCTGACCATCCTCGCCGCCGCCTTCGACCTGGCCAACGATCCTCCCGTCGGCCTGCCCGTGGACCTGCCCACCGTGGAGTGA
- a CDS encoding NtaA/DmoA family FMN-dependent monooxygenase (This protein belongs to a clade of FMN-dependent monooxygenases, within a broader family of flavin-dependent oxidoreductases, the luciferase-like monooxygenase (LMM) family, some of whose members use coenzyme F420 rather than FMN.) yields MSRRQVHLAAHFPGVNNTTVWADPRSGSQIDFASFTHLARTAERGKFDFFFLAEGLRLRELKGRIHDLDVVGRPESLTVLSALAAVTHRLGLAGTVNTTFNEPYELARRLSTLDHLSGGRAAWNVVTTSDAFTGENFRRGGFLDRADRYERAAEFVRLSRELWDSWQPDAVLGDQAAGHFLNEDAIGTVGHRGAHFTVEGRFTLPRSPQGHPIIIQAGDSAEGREFAAATADVIFTGHGSLEDGKRFYADVKSRLARYGREPHQLKIMPGVTFALGDTEEEAAENAADIRRRQVGPQTAIAFLEQVWGRDLSACDPDGPLPEIEPDLTAGVSQGRVAIKDRAAVAAKWRALAAEKGLTIRELVIEVTGRQTFVGTPRTVARLIDEHVQAGAADGFILVPHLTPGGLDEFVDRVVPLLQERGVFRTDYTGTTLREHLELA; encoded by the coding sequence ATGAGCCGCAGGCAGGTGCACCTCGCCGCGCACTTCCCCGGCGTGAACAACACCACGGTGTGGGCCGACCCCCGCTCGGGCAGCCAGATCGACTTCGCCTCGTTCACCCACCTGGCCAGGACGGCCGAGCGCGGCAAGTTCGACTTCTTCTTCCTGGCCGAGGGGCTGCGGCTGCGCGAGCTCAAGGGCCGCATCCACGACCTCGACGTGGTGGGCCGGCCCGAGTCGCTCACCGTGCTCAGCGCGCTGGCCGCCGTGACCCACCGGCTCGGCCTCGCCGGGACCGTCAACACCACCTTCAACGAGCCGTACGAGCTGGCCAGGCGCCTGTCCACGCTCGACCACCTGAGCGGCGGCCGGGCCGCCTGGAACGTGGTGACCACCTCCGACGCCTTCACCGGCGAGAACTTCCGCCGCGGCGGCTTCCTCGACCGCGCCGACCGGTACGAGCGGGCCGCCGAGTTCGTCCGCCTGTCGCGCGAGCTGTGGGACTCCTGGCAGCCGGACGCGGTGCTCGGCGACCAGGCGGCGGGCCACTTCCTCAACGAGGACGCCATCGGCACCGTCGGGCACCGGGGCGCGCACTTCACCGTCGAAGGCCGCTTCACACTGCCTCGAAGCCCTCAGGGCCACCCGATCATCATCCAGGCCGGCGACTCGGCCGAGGGCAGGGAGTTCGCCGCCGCCACCGCCGACGTGATCTTCACCGGGCACGGCTCGCTGGAGGACGGCAAGCGCTTCTACGCCGACGTCAAGAGCCGGCTGGCCAGGTACGGCCGCGAACCGCACCAGCTCAAGATCATGCCCGGCGTGACGTTCGCGCTGGGCGACACCGAGGAGGAGGCCGCCGAGAACGCCGCCGACATCCGCCGCCGCCAGGTCGGCCCGCAGACCGCGATCGCCTTCCTGGAGCAGGTGTGGGGCCGCGACCTGTCCGCCTGCGACCCCGACGGCCCGCTGCCCGAGATCGAGCCCGACCTCACCGCGGGCGTCTCCCAAGGGCGCGTCGCGATCAAGGACCGCGCCGCCGTGGCCGCCAAGTGGCGGGCCCTGGCCGCGGAGAAGGGGCTGACCATCCGCGAGCTGGTCATCGAGGTCACCGGACGGCAGACGTTCGTCGGCACGCCGCGGACCGTGGCCAGGCTCATCGACGAGCACGTGCAGGCCGGCGCCGCCGACGGGTTCATCCTCGTCCCGCACCTGACACCCGGCGGGCTGGACGAGTTCGTGGACCGGGTGGTGCCGCTGCTGCAGGAGCGCGGCGTCTTCCGTACCGACTACACCGGCACCACCCTGCGTGAACACCTGGAGCTGGCATGA
- a CDS encoding ABC transporter substrate-binding protein, whose product MKRLIPALLLALTACGAQPAAQQAAPASLTWAIETQPITLNPQQWSQNKARLLVFNQFDALLTRKQDGSFGPWLATAWKVSDDGLSYTLTLRDDVTFHDGTTFDAAAVKANLDQFRVPGYNPAVAAIQLRAYKEAKVISPTTLEITLKEPDGLFLDFLASPYAGQVSPKSLRSAKDLKFGGPDLVGTGPFILDRYVRGQEIHYRRNPAYRWPRDGAAHQGPAHLPEITYRFLPEAAVRVGALTSGQVQVIEGVPATEAGLIKSDPGLSLQTALNSGTAFSYYFNLSRPPFDDQRVRRAFREAVDVDAVLRSVYQGTATRAWSIVGKASTFYDASLEDTFGGDVAKANALLDEAGWKQRDAQGFRVKDGKRLSVRTVASAAFVRDRRDILAQAIQAQVKQNAGIDFQVRIVDQGTAQQALDDNEYEIFENSRGDSDAGAALNLILPRGGAINRAHFSDARVDKWLAEAGATADQGRRKELYAKAQQVVVAEKAVVFPIYVPADQIAAQKSVQGLGFDPASGTPAGAYDVRIGT is encoded by the coding sequence GTGAAACGCCTCATCCCCGCCCTGTTGCTCGCCCTGACGGCGTGCGGCGCCCAGCCCGCCGCCCAGCAGGCCGCCCCCGCCTCCCTGACCTGGGCCATCGAGACCCAGCCGATCACCCTCAACCCGCAGCAGTGGTCGCAGAACAAGGCCAGGCTGCTCGTGTTCAACCAGTTCGACGCGCTGCTGACCAGGAAGCAGGACGGCTCCTTCGGGCCCTGGCTGGCCACGGCGTGGAAGGTGTCGGACGACGGGCTGAGCTACACCCTCACCCTCAGGGACGACGTCACCTTCCACGACGGCACCACGTTCGACGCCGCCGCCGTCAAGGCCAACCTCGACCAGTTCCGGGTGCCGGGTTACAACCCGGCCGTGGCGGCCATCCAGCTGCGGGCGTACAAGGAGGCGAAGGTGATCTCGCCGACCACGCTGGAGATCACCCTGAAGGAGCCGGACGGGCTCTTCCTCGACTTCCTCGCCTCCCCCTACGCGGGGCAGGTCTCCCCGAAGTCGCTCAGGAGCGCCAAGGACCTCAAGTTCGGCGGGCCCGACCTGGTCGGCACCGGGCCGTTCATCCTCGACCGGTACGTGCGCGGCCAGGAGATCCACTACCGCCGCAACCCCGCCTACCGCTGGCCCCGCGACGGAGCCGCCCACCAGGGCCCCGCCCACCTGCCCGAGATCACCTACCGGTTCCTGCCCGAGGCCGCCGTCCGCGTCGGCGCGCTCACCTCCGGGCAGGTGCAGGTCATCGAGGGCGTGCCCGCCACCGAGGCCGGCCTCATCAAGAGCGACCCCGGCCTGTCCCTGCAGACCGCGCTCAACTCCGGCACCGCCTTCTCCTACTACTTCAACCTCTCCCGCCCGCCCTTCGACGACCAGCGCGTACGCCGGGCCTTCCGCGAGGCCGTGGACGTGGACGCGGTGCTGCGCTCCGTCTACCAGGGCACCGCCACCAGGGCGTGGAGCATCGTCGGCAAGGCGAGCACCTTCTACGACGCCTCGCTGGAGGACACCTTCGGCGGCGACGTCGCCAAGGCCAACGCGCTGCTCGACGAGGCCGGCTGGAAGCAGCGCGACGCCCAGGGGTTCCGCGTCAAGGACGGCAAGCGGCTGAGCGTGCGCACGGTCGCCTCGGCGGCCTTCGTCCGCGACCGCCGCGACATCCTCGCCCAGGCCATCCAGGCGCAGGTCAAGCAGAACGCGGGGATCGACTTCCAGGTCAGGATCGTGGACCAGGGCACCGCTCAGCAGGCCCTCGACGACAACGAGTACGAGATCTTCGAGAACTCGCGCGGCGACTCCGACGCCGGGGCGGCGCTCAACCTCATCCTGCCGCGCGGCGGCGCGATCAACCGGGCGCACTTCTCCGACGCGCGGGTGGACAAGTGGCTCGCCGAGGCGGGGGCCACCGCCGACCAGGGGCGGCGCAAGGAGCTGTACGCCAAGGCGCAGCAGGTGGTGGTGGCCGAGAAGGCCGTGGTGTTCCCGATCTACGTGCCGGCCGATCAGATCGCGGCGCAGAAGAGCGTGCAGGGGCTGGGGTTCGACCCGGCCTCCGGGACGCCCGCCGGGGCCTACGACGTGCGGATCGGCACATGA
- a CDS encoding LLM class flavin-dependent oxidoreductase: MKFLLITLITHTGGSSTTGRLREVVQNAVLGEELGFDGFGVGERHERPFISSSPPVVLSHIAARTSRIRLFTAVTTLSLLDPVRAYEDYATLDHLSGGRLELIIGKGNGAAQAKLFHVTAEDQWERNRESYELFRRLWREDKVTWQGRFRPPLAEAETWPRPLQRPIRVWHGSATSKESVDLAARYGDPLFSANVTHPIDPYAELIDHYRERWAHYGHDPAAALVGAGTAGYYAARTSQEAVATYRPIYDARVAFQRELGLPVVFPTLEDAIERGSILVGSPQQIVDKVLRYHKRFGHEVMHLHADAGGLTPARHRESLELFQAEIAPVLRAEIPSRPFPAVPGGDS, encoded by the coding sequence ATGAAGTTCCTGCTCATCACACTGATCACGCACACCGGCGGCAGCTCGACGACCGGACGTCTCCGCGAGGTCGTCCAGAACGCCGTGCTCGGCGAGGAGCTGGGCTTCGACGGGTTCGGCGTGGGGGAGCGGCACGAGCGGCCCTTCATCTCCTCCTCGCCGCCGGTCGTGCTCAGCCACATCGCGGCCAGGACGTCCAGGATCAGGCTGTTCACGGCGGTCACCACGCTCAGCCTGCTCGACCCCGTGCGCGCCTACGAGGACTACGCCACGCTCGACCACCTGTCGGGCGGGCGGCTGGAGCTGATCATCGGCAAGGGGAACGGGGCCGCGCAGGCCAAGCTGTTCCACGTCACCGCCGAGGACCAGTGGGAGCGCAACCGCGAGTCCTACGAGCTGTTCCGCCGCCTGTGGCGGGAGGACAAGGTCACCTGGCAGGGCCGCTTCAGGCCGCCGCTCGCCGAGGCCGAGACCTGGCCGCGGCCCCTGCAACGGCCGATCAGGGTCTGGCACGGCAGCGCCACCAGCAAGGAGTCCGTGGACCTGGCCGCCCGCTACGGCGACCCGCTGTTCTCCGCGAACGTCACCCACCCCATCGACCCGTACGCCGAGCTGATCGACCACTACCGCGAACGCTGGGCCCACTACGGGCACGACCCGGCAGCCGCGCTGGTGGGCGCCGGGACGGCCGGCTACTACGCGGCCAGGACCTCCCAGGAGGCCGTCGCCACCTACCGGCCGATCTACGACGCTCGCGTGGCGTTCCAGCGCGAGCTCGGCCTGCCGGTCGTCTTCCCGACCCTGGAGGACGCCATCGAGCGCGGCTCCATCCTCGTCGGCAGCCCGCAGCAGATCGTCGACAAGGTGCTGCGCTACCACAAGCGGTTCGGGCACGAGGTCATGCACCTGCACGCCGACGCCGGCGGGCTCACCCCCGCCCGGCACCGGGAATCGCTGGAGCTGTTCCAGGCCGAGATCGCGCCCGTCCTGCGGGCCGAGATCCCCAGCAGGCCGTTCCCCGCCGTCCCCGGAGGTGACTCATGA
- a CDS encoding MsnO8 family LLM class oxidoreductase, giving the protein MTLSILDLAPIPSGGTAADALRNTLDLARQAERFGYRRYWVAEHHFAPGVAGSAPAVLIALIAAATSSIRVGSGAVQLGHQTPLSVVEQFGLIDALHPGRLDLGIGRSGQRRAEAAARRPAPAEPPAERVVDGLLIPKPFDFSALVTHPQLAHQATLLQQPGARTPDFAGQIDEVLAFLGGTHEAPAVPGEGADVQVWILGSSGGQSAQVAGERGLPFAANYHVSPASVLEAVEAYREAFKPSAALAEPYVVVSADAVVAPDEATARELASPYGLWVRSIRTGAGAMPFATPAEAAAHPWTDADRELVKDRLDTQFVGTPEQVAERLRVLRRVTGADELLVTTITHDHHDRVRSYELLAEAWNHR; this is encoded by the coding sequence ATGACGCTGTCCATCCTCGACCTGGCCCCCATCCCCTCCGGCGGGACCGCCGCCGACGCCCTGCGCAACACCCTCGACCTGGCGCGGCAGGCCGAGCGGTTCGGCTACCGCCGCTACTGGGTGGCCGAGCACCACTTCGCGCCCGGCGTGGCCGGCTCGGCGCCCGCCGTGCTGATCGCGCTCATCGCGGCGGCCACGTCCAGCATCCGGGTCGGGTCGGGGGCCGTGCAGCTCGGGCACCAGACGCCGCTGTCGGTCGTCGAGCAGTTCGGGCTCATCGACGCGCTGCACCCTGGACGCCTGGACCTGGGCATCGGCCGCTCGGGCCAGCGCCGCGCCGAGGCGGCCGCACGACGGCCCGCACCCGCCGAGCCGCCCGCCGAGCGGGTCGTGGACGGGCTGCTCATCCCGAAACCGTTTGACTTCTCCGCGCTCGTCACCCACCCGCAGCTCGCCCACCAGGCCACCCTGCTCCAGCAGCCCGGCGCCCGCACCCCCGACTTCGCCGGCCAGATCGACGAGGTGCTCGCCTTCCTCGGCGGCACCCACGAAGCGCCCGCCGTCCCGGGCGAGGGCGCCGACGTGCAGGTGTGGATCCTCGGCAGCAGCGGCGGGCAGAGCGCCCAGGTGGCGGGGGAGCGGGGGCTGCCGTTCGCGGCCAACTACCACGTCAGCCCCGCCTCCGTGCTGGAGGCCGTCGAAGCCTACCGGGAGGCGTTCAAACCGTCCGCCGCGCTGGCCGAGCCGTACGTCGTCGTCTCCGCCGACGCCGTCGTCGCCCCGGACGAGGCCACCGCGCGAGAGCTGGCCTCCCCCTACGGCCTGTGGGTCCGCAGCATCAGGACGGGCGCCGGCGCCATGCCGTTCGCCACGCCCGCCGAGGCCGCCGCGCACCCCTGGACCGACGCCGACCGCGAGCTGGTCAAGGACCGCCTCGACACCCAGTTCGTCGGCACCCCGGAGCAGGTGGCCGAGCGGCTGCGCGTGCTGCGCCGGGTGACCGGGGCCGACGAGCTGCTGGTCACCACCATCACCCATGACCACCACGACCGCGTGCGCTCGTACGAGCTGCTCGCAGAAGCCTGGAACCACCGGTGA
- a CDS encoding flavin reductase family protein, with protein MTETLPGRAVGAEHFRRALAVHASGVVVITAQTDGVPVGLTATSFSSVSLEPPLVSFYVDRSSTTWPLLGAADHFAVNILASDQAEVAARFARRGVDRFAPPTRWRPGPLGAPLLRDVSAHLICLPYERAEVGDHILVVGLVAEVETHSTGRPLLYHQGRFGRFLPHPED; from the coding sequence GTGACCGAAACCCTGCCCGGCCGCGCCGTCGGCGCCGAGCACTTCCGCCGCGCCCTCGCCGTGCACGCCAGCGGCGTCGTGGTGATCACCGCGCAGACCGACGGCGTGCCCGTCGGGCTGACCGCCACGTCGTTCTCCTCCGTCAGCCTCGAACCGCCGCTCGTCTCCTTCTACGTGGACCGTTCCTCGACCACCTGGCCGCTGCTCGGCGCCGCCGACCACTTCGCCGTCAACATCCTGGCCAGCGACCAGGCCGAGGTGGCCGCCCGGTTCGCGCGCAGGGGCGTCGACCGGTTCGCGCCGCCCACCCGCTGGCGGCCCGGGCCGCTCGGCGCGCCGCTGCTGCGGGACGTCTCCGCGCACCTGATCTGCCTGCCGTACGAGCGGGCCGAGGTCGGCGACCACATCCTGGTCGTCGGGCTCGTCGCCGAGGTCGAGACGCACAGCACCGGCCGCCCGCTCCTGTACCACCAGGGCCGCTTCGGCCGTTTCCTGCCGCACCCAGAAGACTGA